The proteins below are encoded in one region of Tessaracoccus aquimaris:
- a CDS encoding carbohydrate ABC transporter permease gives MSVLLWKFFYDASPTGLFNTILGWVGLGPFPWLQDSTWAMPSLVLAATWAGAGGTIIIYLAALTGVPPELYEAAEMDGAGIWRKIWHITLPQLRGVIYITLILQIIATAQVFLEPYLFTGGGPAHATITVLLLIYNYAFANSLGGNYGAATALSLMLAGFLAVFSLIYFRLTSSWSKS, from the coding sequence GTGTCGGTGCTGCTCTGGAAGTTCTTCTACGACGCCAGCCCGACGGGCCTGTTCAACACGATCCTCGGCTGGGTCGGGCTCGGCCCGTTCCCGTGGCTGCAGGACTCGACGTGGGCGATGCCGTCCCTGGTGCTCGCCGCCACCTGGGCGGGGGCGGGCGGCACGATCATCATCTATCTCGCGGCCCTCACCGGGGTGCCGCCCGAACTGTACGAGGCCGCCGAGATGGACGGTGCAGGGATCTGGCGCAAGATCTGGCACATCACGCTTCCCCAACTCCGCGGTGTCATCTACATCACGTTGATCCTGCAGATCATCGCGACGGCGCAGGTCTTCCTCGAGCCATACCTGTTCACGGGCGGCGGCCCGGCGCACGCCACCATCACGGTGCTGCTGCTGATCTACAACTACGCCTTCGCCAACAGCCTCGGCGGCAACTACGGCGCCGCGACCGCGCTCTCGTTGATGTTGGCGGGCTTCCTTGCCGTGTTCTCGCTCATCTACTTCCGCCTCACCAGTTCCTGGAGCAAGTCGTGA
- a CDS encoding ABC transporter ATP-binding protein/permease yields the protein MLQLDQVRKSYTTGDFTQVALDDVSIAFRDNEFVAILGPSGSGKTTLLNVVGGLDHYDSGNLIIDGVATSKYKDRDWDTYRNNRIGFVFQSYNLIPHQSVLANVELALTLAGVSPAERRQRAIAALDEVGLVDHIHKRPNQLSGGQMQRVAIARALINDPEILLADEPTGALDSHTSVQIMALLTSIAKDRLVIMVTHNPELAEEYATRIVSLRDGVISEDSDPYTPDAGEEIGHSQAKRTSMSFLTAIALSFNNLMTKKGRTLMTAFAGSIGIIGIAAILALANGVNAYIKGVEEDTLSMYPLSIERQGFDMGSMLAASAGLMDEMGGDKAGEEGSAHEIHLLSSMFGGIGTNDLRSLKSYLEGEGRSIQDSVNSIQYSYDVTPQIFASDTADGPRQVNPDSTFSKLGFGSGGAVMGSAGGTNVFSELVDDLSLVDTQYDVLQGRWPTAFDETVLVLSPSGGVSDVSLYAMGLRDPAELDAMVRQVIAEEKVSVPEDSLSFSYDELMDVTFRLVNATDRYAFDSAYDVWTDRGGDEAFMRQLVDGGETLKIVGVVKANGDNSVLRPGIYYTSALTRHIIEASQDTAIVQSQLAHRDVNVFSGRSFADDTGGPEGLDLASLITVDEDAITKAFTFDQSKLQLDLGGLEDLSMPDLELDPAALPELDVAALLGDLDLTTLVRPPDDLDQDVGQTTAMVQGLAEGFVAYAAANALDPADPASFPTFLASDEAKALLAGEPGAKPGMITQLVTGYLGYATGNQADLADVATTLPAFLATPEGQALQGEAMGLIDTAALQTQLQGAIGGYLQEVMSTYMAEASSQIGDALRTQITSAMEGAMDQLASQMSDAMSIDQEAFTKAFSLNKNQEELTQLLMSMATTELNSFESNMRTLGYADLADPSGIEIFPKDFESKGKVIETLDAYNERARDGGHEDKVITYTDLVGALMGSVTDIVNMVSYVLVAFVAISLIVSSIMIGVITYISVLERKKEIGILRSIGASKRDIRRVFNAETLIVGFVAGALGVGLTFLLTVPANAIVYTNFDVANVAQLPWQAALILVAISMALTALAGLIPASAASRKDPVEALRSE from the coding sequence ATGCTCCAACTCGATCAAGTGCGTAAGTCGTACACGACGGGCGACTTCACTCAGGTGGCGCTCGACGACGTCAGCATCGCGTTCCGCGACAACGAGTTCGTGGCGATCCTCGGCCCCTCCGGCTCGGGCAAGACGACACTTCTCAACGTGGTCGGCGGGCTCGACCACTACGACTCCGGCAACCTGATCATCGACGGCGTCGCGACGTCGAAGTACAAGGACCGCGACTGGGACACGTACCGCAACAACCGGATCGGGTTCGTCTTCCAGAGCTACAACCTGATCCCGCACCAGAGCGTGCTCGCCAACGTCGAACTGGCCCTGACGCTCGCGGGGGTCTCGCCCGCGGAGCGCAGGCAGCGTGCCATCGCCGCGCTGGACGAGGTGGGCCTCGTCGACCACATCCACAAGCGCCCCAACCAACTCTCCGGCGGCCAGATGCAGCGCGTCGCCATCGCACGCGCCCTCATCAACGACCCCGAGATCCTGCTCGCCGACGAGCCCACCGGCGCCCTCGACTCGCACACGAGCGTGCAGATCATGGCCCTGCTGACCAGCATCGCCAAGGACCGCCTCGTCATCATGGTCACGCACAACCCGGAGTTGGCGGAGGAGTACGCCACCCGGATCGTGTCGCTGCGCGACGGCGTGATCTCCGAGGACTCCGACCCGTACACGCCGGACGCGGGGGAGGAGATCGGCCATTCGCAGGCCAAGCGCACCAGCATGTCCTTCCTGACGGCCATCGCGCTGTCCTTCAACAACCTGATGACCAAGAAGGGCCGAACGCTGATGACCGCGTTCGCGGGCAGCATCGGCATCATCGGCATCGCCGCGATCCTTGCGCTCGCCAACGGAGTCAACGCCTACATCAAGGGCGTCGAGGAGGACACCCTCTCGATGTACCCTCTCTCCATCGAGCGGCAGGGCTTCGACATGGGCTCGATGTTGGCCGCCTCCGCAGGCCTGATGGACGAGATGGGCGGCGACAAGGCGGGGGAGGAGGGCTCCGCGCACGAGATCCACCTGCTCTCGAGCATGTTCGGCGGGATCGGCACCAACGACCTGCGCTCGCTGAAGTCGTACCTGGAGGGCGAGGGACGTTCCATCCAGGACTCCGTCAACTCCATCCAGTACTCCTACGACGTCACGCCGCAGATCTTCGCCTCCGACACGGCCGACGGCCCGCGCCAGGTCAACCCCGACTCCACGTTCAGCAAGCTGGGCTTCGGCTCCGGCGGTGCCGTGATGGGCTCGGCGGGAGGCACCAACGTCTTCTCCGAACTGGTGGACGACCTGTCGCTCGTCGACACCCAGTACGACGTGTTGCAGGGCCGCTGGCCGACGGCATTCGACGAGACGGTGCTGGTGCTCAGCCCGAGCGGGGGCGTCAGCGACGTCTCCCTCTACGCCATGGGGTTGCGCGACCCGGCAGAGCTCGACGCCATGGTGCGCCAGGTGATCGCCGAGGAGAAGGTCAGCGTCCCCGAGGACTCGCTCAGCTTCAGCTACGACGAACTGATGGACGTGACGTTCCGGCTCGTCAACGCCACCGACAGGTATGCGTTCGACTCCGCATACGACGTGTGGACCGACCGCGGCGGCGACGAGGCGTTCATGCGTCAACTCGTCGACGGGGGAGAGACCCTCAAGATCGTCGGCGTCGTCAAGGCCAACGGCGACAACTCCGTGCTGAGGCCCGGCATCTACTACACCTCAGCGCTGACCCGCCACATCATCGAGGCGTCCCAGGACACCGCGATCGTGCAGAGCCAACTCGCCCACCGCGACGTCAACGTCTTCTCAGGGCGCAGCTTCGCAGACGACACAGGAGGGCCCGAGGGCCTCGACCTCGCCTCGCTGATCACCGTCGACGAGGACGCCATCACCAAGGCGTTCACCTTCGACCAGTCCAAGCTGCAGCTCGACCTCGGCGGGCTCGAGGACCTGTCGATGCCCGACCTGGAGCTCGACCCGGCGGCGCTGCCCGAACTCGACGTCGCGGCCCTGCTCGGCGACCTCGACCTGACGACCCTGGTGCGGCCCCCGGACGATCTCGACCAGGACGTCGGCCAGACCACCGCCATGGTGCAGGGCCTCGCGGAGGGGTTCGTCGCCTACGCCGCGGCCAACGCGCTCGACCCGGCCGACCCTGCCAGCTTCCCGACGTTCCTGGCCTCCGACGAGGCGAAGGCGCTGCTCGCGGGCGAGCCGGGTGCGAAGCCCGGGATGATCACCCAGTTGGTCACCGGCTACCTCGGCTACGCCACAGGCAACCAGGCCGACCTCGCGGACGTCGCGACCACGCTCCCCGCCTTCCTGGCCACCCCGGAGGGGCAGGCGCTCCAGGGGGAGGCGATGGGGCTGATCGACACGGCAGCGCTCCAGACCCAACTGCAGGGCGCGATCGGTGGCTACCTCCAAGAGGTGATGTCGACCTACATGGCGGAGGCGTCGAGCCAGATCGGGGACGCGCTGCGCACCCAGATCACCTCCGCCATGGAGGGCGCCATGGATCAGCTCGCCTCCCAGATGAGCGACGCCATGAGCATCGACCAGGAGGCGTTCACCAAGGCGTTCAGCCTGAACAAGAACCAGGAGGAGCTCACTCAACTCCTGATGTCGATGGCGACCACGGAGCTGAACTCCTTCGAGTCGAACATGCGCACGCTCGGCTACGCCGACCTCGCCGACCCGTCCGGGATCGAGATCTTCCCCAAGGACTTCGAGTCGAAGGGCAAGGTCATCGAGACGCTCGACGCCTACAACGAACGCGCCCGCGACGGCGGCCACGAGGACAAGGTGATCACCTACACCGACCTGGTGGGGGCGCTGATGGGCTCGGTGACGGACATCGTCAACATGGTCAGCTATGTGCTTGTCGCCTTCGTGGCGATCTCGCTGATCGTCAGTTCCATCATGATCGGCGTGATCACCTACATCTCGGTGCTTGAGCGGAAGAAGGAGATCGGCATCCTGCGCTCGATCGGCGCCTCCAAGCGGGACATCCGGCGCGTCTTCAACGCGGAGACCCTGATCGTCGGCTTCGTGGCGGGGGCGCTCGGCGTCGGTCTCACATTCCTGCTGACGGTCCCTGCCAACGCGATCGTCTACACCAACTTCGACGTCGCCAACGTCGCGCAGTTGCCGTGGCAGGCGGCGCTGATCCTGGTGGCCATCAGCATGGCGCTGACGGCGCTCGCCGGCCTCATCCCGGCCTCCGCCGCGTCCCGCAAGGATCCGGTCGAGGCGTTGCGCAGCGAGTAG
- the rplP gene encoding 50S ribosomal protein L16, producing the protein MLIPRRVKFRKQHHPKRDGAAKGGTKLAFGDFGIQALESSYLTNRQIEAARIAMTRHIKRGGKVWINVYPDRPLTKKPAETRMGSGKGSPEWWIANIKPGRVLFELSGVPEEVAREAMRLAIHKLPFKARFIKREAGDI; encoded by the coding sequence ATGCTGATTCCTCGTCGAGTTAAGTTCCGTAAGCAGCACCACCCCAAGCGGGATGGTGCGGCCAAGGGCGGCACCAAGCTCGCCTTCGGTGACTTCGGCATCCAGGCGCTCGAGTCGTCCTACCTGACCAACCGTCAGATCGAGGCAGCCCGTATCGCCATGACCCGTCACATCAAGCGTGGCGGCAAGGTCTGGATCAACGTGTACCCGGACCGCCCCCTGACCAAGAAGCCTGCCGAGACCCGGATGGGTTCCGGTAAGGGTTCGCCCGAGTGGTGGATCGCCAACATCAAGCCCGGACGCGTGCTGTTCGAGCTCTCCGGTGTCCCGGAGGAGGTGGCCCGCGAGGCCATGCGTCTGGCCATCCACAAGCTGCCGTTCAAGGCACGCTTCATCAAGCGCGAAGCAGGTGACATCTGA
- a CDS encoding phage holin family protein, which translates to MRLIVTALATAAAVWLVPGISLTASDTTDKVVTLLIVALIFGAVNAVIKPIVSVMSTCLIVLTLGLFMLVVNALMLMLTSWIGTQFGIGFHVDGFWSALFGSIIISVVGAILGGLLGSGKKQDSQR; encoded by the coding sequence ATGCGTCTCATCGTCACAGCCCTCGCCACGGCCGCCGCGGTCTGGCTCGTCCCCGGGATCAGCCTGACCGCCTCTGACACCACGGACAAGGTCGTCACGCTGCTGATCGTCGCGCTCATCTTCGGGGCGGTCAACGCCGTGATCAAGCCGATCGTCAGCGTCATGAGCACCTGCCTCATTGTGCTGACGCTCGGGCTGTTCATGCTTGTCGTCAACGCGCTGATGCTGATGCTGACGTCGTGGATCGGCACCCAGTTCGGCATCGGCTTCCACGTCGACGGCTTCTGGTCGGCCCTGTTCGGCTCGATCATCATCTCGGTGGTCGGCGCGATCCTGGGCGGCCTGCTCGGCTCCGGGAAGAAGCAGGACTCGCAGCGCTGA
- a CDS encoding extracellular solute-binding protein: MSNTRRPLAALVAALVGAGALVGCSGGQPAGSPSPQATGGEAAGPVTLRVVSLLPGSEQAAIDAFNAQVKEFEDANPGIDIQPEEYEWKATTFAAQLAGGTLPQVFEIPFTDAKTLIENKQIAELDAQFQTLPYASKFNPAILDAGKGPDGKVYAIPGKNVYGVGLHYNRDLFTAAGLDPENPPKTWDEVREAAKKIAEKNPGVAGYAQMTQNNTGGWQLVANTFAHGGRVQEVKADGSATSTLNNDGTKAALQMLKDMRWGDNSMGANFMFDWGSINQAFAAGQIAMYTSGADVYTSLIQTNGVKPESYGLTAMPLQGDDAGVLTGGTMVAMPASVTDAEKDAAIKWIDFFYLAKLVDKDRAVADAKTLAANNQPVGTPVLPMFNKAQWDENQEWIKEYINVPLDQMKGYTDTMFDLPLVGEPSQKTQEIYALLDPVVQAVLTDKNADIDALLNDANTQAQALLDQK, encoded by the coding sequence ATGTCAAACACCCGTCGACCTCTCGCGGCCCTCGTGGCTGCCCTCGTGGGCGCAGGCGCCCTCGTCGGCTGCTCCGGTGGCCAGCCCGCCGGATCCCCCTCGCCCCAGGCAACTGGCGGCGAGGCGGCAGGCCCCGTCACCCTGCGCGTCGTGTCGCTGCTTCCCGGCTCGGAGCAGGCCGCCATCGACGCCTTCAACGCCCAGGTCAAGGAGTTCGAGGACGCCAACCCCGGCATCGACATCCAGCCTGAGGAGTACGAATGGAAGGCGACCACGTTCGCCGCCCAGCTCGCAGGCGGCACCCTGCCGCAGGTCTTCGAGATCCCGTTCACCGACGCAAAGACCCTCATCGAGAACAAGCAGATCGCCGAGCTCGACGCGCAGTTCCAGACGCTGCCGTACGCGTCCAAGTTCAACCCGGCGATCCTCGACGCGGGCAAGGGCCCCGACGGCAAGGTGTACGCCATCCCGGGCAAGAACGTCTACGGTGTCGGCCTGCACTACAACCGCGACCTGTTCACGGCGGCCGGGCTCGACCCCGAGAACCCGCCCAAGACCTGGGACGAGGTCCGCGAGGCGGCCAAGAAGATCGCTGAGAAGAACCCCGGCGTCGCCGGCTACGCGCAGATGACTCAGAACAACACCGGCGGCTGGCAGCTCGTGGCCAACACGTTCGCCCACGGCGGCCGGGTCCAGGAGGTCAAGGCCGACGGCTCCGCCACCTCGACGCTGAACAACGACGGCACAAAGGCCGCGCTGCAGATGCTCAAGGACATGCGCTGGGGCGACAACTCCATGGGCGCGAACTTCATGTTCGACTGGGGCTCCATCAACCAGGCGTTCGCGGCGGGCCAGATCGCCATGTACACCTCCGGAGCCGACGTCTACACCTCGCTCATCCAGACCAACGGCGTCAAGCCCGAGAGCTACGGCCTGACGGCCATGCCGCTGCAGGGCGACGACGCGGGCGTGCTGACCGGAGGCACCATGGTCGCCATGCCCGCCTCGGTCACCGACGCCGAGAAGGACGCCGCCATCAAGTGGATCGACTTCTTCTACCTCGCGAAGCTGGTGGACAAGGACCGCGCAGTGGCAGACGCCAAGACGCTCGCCGCCAACAACCAGCCCGTCGGCACCCCCGTCCTCCCGATGTTCAACAAGGCCCAGTGGGATGAGAACCAGGAATGGATCAAGGAGTACATCAACGTCCCGCTCGACCAGATGAAGGGCTACACCGACACGATGTTCGACCTGCCTCTGGTGGGCGAGCCGAGCCAGAAGACGCAGGAGATCTACGCGCTTCTCGACCCGGTCGTGCAGGCGGTCCTGACGGACAAGAACGCCGACATCGACGCCCTCCTGAACGATGCCAACACCCAGGCTCAGGCGCTGCTCGACCAGAAGTGA
- the rpsQ gene encoding 30S ribosomal protein S17, which yields MSEETNTAERSRRKVLQGVVVSDKMDKTIVVLVEDRVKHPLYGKVMTKSERLKAHDENNEAGIGDRVRVMETRPLSAQKRWRLVEIIERAK from the coding sequence ATGAGCGAAGAGACCAACACTGCTGAGCGCAGCCGCCGCAAGGTCCTTCAAGGCGTCGTCGTCTCGGACAAGATGGACAAGACCATCGTCGTCCTGGTCGAGGATCGCGTGAAGCACCCGCTGTACGGCAAGGTCATGACCAAGTCCGAGCGGCTCAAGGCCCACGACGAGAACAACGAAGCCGGCATCGGCGACCGCGTCCGCGTCATGGAGACCCGCCCGCTGTCGGCGCAGAAGCGCTGGCGCCTGGTCGAGATCATCGAGCGCGCCAAGTAA
- a CDS encoding glycoside hydrolase family 13 protein, whose protein sequence is MTDRVAESAEWWRTAVIYEIYPRSFVDGNGDGVGDLAGVRSALGYLRDLGVDAIWFTPWYASPLIDGGYDVADYRAIHPELGTLAEAEALIAEAAQLGIRTIVDVVPNHISSEHPWFVEALASEAGSAARDRFWFRDGRGEQGDQPPTRWPSNFHGATWTRVPDADGTPGQWYLHLFTPEQPDLNWDNADVIAEHEAVLRFWFDRGVAGIRVDSAALLVKDRDLPEVREHHEPGQHPTTDRDEVHDVYRSWRRVTDEYEGRVLVGEVWLPDPARFAAYLRTDEMHTAFNFDFMVRPWDARQLRQSIDTTLEAHRPVGAPTTWVLSNHDITRPVTRYGREDSGFDMAQKRFGTPSDLALGTRRARAAALLTAALPGVLYIYQGDELGLPEVEDIPDDARRDPMYLSGGGVDPGRDGCRVPLPWDAEAPNCGFSPRPVPTWLPQPEGWGDYAASSQAQDPGSMLSLYRSAIALRRTHPAMHSAGFAWLGGYGDDVLAFARESDGGRLTCLVNLGSDAVALPPQTHVLLSSAPLLDRRLEPDNAVWLENHHL, encoded by the coding sequence GTGACCGATCGAGTCGCGGAGAGCGCCGAATGGTGGCGCACGGCGGTGATCTACGAGATCTACCCGCGCAGCTTCGTCGACGGCAACGGCGACGGCGTCGGGGACCTCGCGGGCGTACGCTCCGCCCTCGGGTACCTTCGTGACCTCGGCGTCGACGCCATCTGGTTCACCCCCTGGTACGCCTCGCCTTTGATCGACGGCGGCTACGACGTCGCCGACTACCGGGCCATCCACCCGGAACTCGGCACCCTCGCCGAGGCGGAGGCCCTGATCGCGGAGGCCGCGCAACTCGGCATCCGCACCATCGTCGACGTCGTGCCCAACCACATCTCCTCCGAGCATCCGTGGTTCGTGGAGGCCCTCGCCTCCGAGGCCGGTTCTGCGGCCCGCGACCGGTTCTGGTTCCGGGACGGCAGGGGAGAGCAGGGGGATCAACCCCCGACGCGCTGGCCCTCCAACTTCCACGGCGCCACCTGGACCCGCGTGCCCGACGCCGACGGCACGCCAGGCCAGTGGTACCTGCACCTGTTCACCCCGGAGCAGCCCGACCTCAACTGGGACAACGCGGACGTCATCGCCGAACACGAGGCGGTGCTGCGGTTCTGGTTCGACCGGGGCGTGGCGGGCATCCGCGTCGACTCGGCGGCGCTGCTGGTCAAGGACCGTGACCTGCCGGAGGTGCGCGAGCACCACGAGCCGGGACAGCACCCCACCACCGACCGCGACGAGGTGCACGACGTCTACCGCTCCTGGCGCCGGGTGACGGACGAGTACGAGGGCCGCGTGCTTGTCGGCGAGGTCTGGCTGCCCGACCCGGCCCGGTTCGCCGCCTACCTGCGCACCGACGAGATGCACACCGCGTTCAACTTCGACTTCATGGTCCGCCCGTGGGACGCGCGGCAGTTGCGCCAGTCGATCGACACGACCCTCGAGGCGCACCGTCCCGTCGGCGCCCCCACCACGTGGGTGCTGTCCAACCACGACATCACGCGCCCCGTGACGCGCTACGGGCGTGAGGACTCCGGCTTCGACATGGCGCAGAAGCGCTTCGGCACCCCGAGCGACCTCGCCCTCGGAACCCGCCGAGCCCGCGCCGCCGCGTTGCTGACCGCCGCGCTGCCGGGCGTCTTGTACATCTACCAGGGCGACGAGCTCGGCCTCCCCGAGGTCGAGGACATCCCCGACGACGCGCGCCGGGACCCGATGTACCTCTCGGGCGGGGGCGTCGACCCGGGTCGCGACGGCTGCCGGGTGCCGCTGCCCTGGGACGCCGAGGCCCCCAACTGCGGCTTCTCCCCGAGGCCGGTACCCACCTGGCTGCCGCAGCCCGAAGGATGGGGTGACTACGCCGCGAGCTCGCAGGCGCAGGATCCCGGCTCGATGCTCTCGCTGTACCGCTCCGCGATCGCGCTGCGCAGAACCCACCCCGCCATGCACAGCGCAGGCTTCGCCTGGTTGGGTGGCTACGGGGACGACGTCCTCGCCTTCGCACGCGAGTCCGACGGTGGCAGGCTCACGTGCCTGGTCAACCTCGGCAGCGACGCCGTGGCGCTACCCCCTCAAACCCACGTTCTGCTGTCGAGCGCCCCACTGCTCGACCGCCGCCTCGAACCCGATAACGCCGTCTGGCTCGAGAACCACCACCTCTAA
- a CDS encoding LacI family DNA-binding transcriptional regulator yields the protein MITVRDIAAEAGVSAMTVSNVINGRTDKVSAATAERIREIMDRTGYVPNGPATALATKRSNIVALVHAASGERPQPSPHDSIFLDEVERGMTKAGRYLMIRSADDVAVTAKELRSWRVDGAIILGAFTSEADEVQSKLGLPLVFVDNYSTSSRISRVGLDDFHGGLIAGRELISTGHRRLALVAPGVDRPGVIHQRFLGFMAAVSEAGLDREAVTLLDSAPFFDAALALGQELAASPQRPTGIFATADIIAIGLLKGLVESGVAVPEQASIIGFDDLPEARYVSPALSTVRQDIPAKAKAAVAALLALIETQERGAEVRLSVEMARRGSVAPPPKA from the coding sequence GTGATCACGGTCAGAGACATCGCCGCGGAGGCAGGGGTCAGCGCCATGACCGTGTCCAATGTGATCAACGGCCGCACCGACAAGGTGTCGGCCGCCACCGCCGAGCGCATCCGGGAGATCATGGATCGCACCGGCTACGTGCCCAACGGGCCCGCGACGGCGCTGGCGACCAAGCGCTCCAACATCGTGGCCCTTGTCCACGCCGCAAGCGGCGAGCGCCCCCAGCCGAGCCCTCATGACTCGATCTTCCTCGACGAGGTGGAGCGCGGCATGACGAAGGCGGGCAGGTACCTGATGATCCGCTCCGCCGACGACGTCGCCGTCACCGCGAAGGAACTGCGGTCCTGGCGCGTCGACGGCGCCATCATCCTCGGCGCCTTCACCTCCGAGGCCGACGAGGTGCAGAGCAAGTTGGGGCTGCCACTGGTGTTCGTGGACAACTACTCGACCTCGAGCAGGATCAGCCGGGTCGGCCTGGACGACTTCCACGGCGGGCTGATCGCGGGCCGGGAGCTGATCTCGACGGGGCACCGTCGCCTCGCCCTCGTCGCTCCGGGCGTCGACCGTCCCGGCGTCATCCACCAACGCTTCCTCGGCTTCATGGCCGCCGTCTCGGAGGCGGGCCTCGACCGCGAGGCGGTCACGCTGCTCGACAGCGCCCCCTTCTTCGACGCCGCGCTTGCGCTCGGTCAGGAGCTTGCCGCCAGCCCGCAGCGCCCGACCGGGATCTTCGCCACCGCCGACATCATCGCGATCGGGTTGCTGAAGGGCTTGGTCGAGTCGGGGGTCGCGGTGCCGGAGCAGGCGTCGATCATCGGCTTCGACGACCTGCCGGAGGCCCGCTACGTCTCCCCCGCGCTCAGCACCGTCCGCCAGGACATCCCCGCGAAGGCCAAGGCCGCGGTCGCGGCGCTGCTCGCCCTGATCGAGACTCAGGAGCGCGGCGCAGAGGTGCGGCTCAGCGTCGAGATGGCCCGGCGCGGCTCGGTCGCACCTCCTCCGAAGGCCTGA
- the rpmC gene encoding 50S ribosomal protein L29, whose translation MSKNLAAHDLRGLSRDQLNAKVVELKEEAFGLRFQAATGQLESSSRLRSVRKDIARIYTVLQERNLGIVDEPAVEEK comes from the coding sequence ATGAGCAAGAACCTCGCCGCACACGACCTGCGTGGTCTGTCGCGTGATCAGCTCAACGCCAAGGTTGTTGAGCTGAAGGAAGAAGCGTTCGGTCTTCGCTTCCAGGCGGCCACCGGCCAGCTGGAGTCGAGCAGCCGGCTGCGCAGCGTCCGCAAGGACATCGCCCGCATCTACACCGTGCTGCAGGAGCGCAACCTCGGCATCGTGGACGAGCCCGCAGTTGAGGAGAAGTGA
- the rpsC gene encoding 30S ribosomal protein S3 has translation MGQKINPIGFRLGITTDHTSRWYSDKQYSEFVGEDVKIREYLTKTLERAGISSIEIERRSERVTIFLHAARPGIVIGRNGAEAERVRAELEKLTGKQVQLNILEVKNPEIDAQLVAQGIAEQLGARVAFRRAMRKAQQTAMRAGAKGIRIKCSGRLGGAEMSRSEGYRDGQVPLHTLRADIDYGFYEARTTFGRIGVKVWIYKGDVAGTRAERAAQKAARNNAPSGRQRPGRRPARGDRGDRPERGGRRRADAAQADAPAAPATENAGA, from the coding sequence ATGGGCCAGAAAATCAACCCGATCGGCTTCCGCCTCGGCATCACCACCGATCACACCTCCCGTTGGTACAGCGATAAGCAGTACTCGGAGTTTGTCGGTGAGGACGTCAAGATCCGTGAGTACCTGACCAAGACGCTCGAGCGCGCAGGCATCTCGTCCATCGAGATCGAGCGCCGCTCCGAGCGGGTGACCATCTTCCTGCACGCCGCTCGTCCGGGCATCGTCATCGGCCGTAACGGCGCCGAGGCGGAGCGCGTCCGCGCCGAGCTGGAGAAGCTCACCGGCAAGCAGGTCCAGCTGAACATCCTCGAGGTCAAGAACCCCGAGATCGACGCTCAGCTGGTCGCCCAGGGCATCGCCGAGCAGCTCGGCGCCCGCGTCGCCTTCCGTCGCGCCATGCGCAAGGCCCAGCAGACCGCCATGCGTGCGGGCGCCAAGGGCATCCGCATCAAGTGCTCCGGTCGTCTCGGCGGCGCCGAGATGTCGCGCTCCGAGGGTTACCGCGACGGCCAGGTGCCGCTGCACACCCTCCGCGCCGACATCGACTACGGCTTCTACGAGGCTCGCACCACGTTCGGCCGCATCGGCGTCAAGGTGTGGATCTACAAGGGCGACGTCGCGGGCACCCGCGCCGAGCGCGCCGCCCAGAAGGCCGCCCGCAACAACGCGCCGTCCGGTCGTCAGCGTCCGGGCCGTCGTCCGGCCCGCGGTGACCGTGGAGATCGTCCCGAGCGTGGCGGACGCCGCCGCGCCGACGCAGCTCAGGCTGACGCCCCGGCTGCGCCCGCAACTGAGAACGCAGGAGCATAA
- the rplV gene encoding 50S ribosomal protein L22, whose protein sequence is MSNENGNSRRREALLGDRDGSYAIARHVRMSPTKVRRVIDLVRGMDVKDALVALKFAPQAASEPVFKVVASAVANAETAEGMRADDLYISKAFVDEGVTLRRIRPRAKGSASRILKRGSHITVVVEPRETKGA, encoded by the coding sequence ATGAGCAACGAGAACGGCAACAGCCGTCGTCGCGAAGCCCTCCTGGGGGACCGCGACGGCTCGTACGCCATCGCGCGTCACGTCCGTATGAGCCCCACCAAGGTTCGTCGCGTCATCGATCTGGTTCGCGGCATGGACGTCAAGGACGCCCTTGTCGCCCTCAAGTTCGCGCCGCAGGCCGCTTCCGAGCCGGTCTTCAAGGTCGTGGCCTCGGCCGTGGCCAACGCGGAGACCGCTGAAGGCATGCGCGCAGATGACCTGTACATCTCCAAGGCGTTCGTCGACGAGGGCGTGACCCTGCGTCGGATCCGCCCGCGGGCCAAGGGATCGGCCAGCCGCATCCTGAAGCGCGGCTCGCACATCACCGTGGTCGTCGAACCCCGCGAGACGAAGGGAGCCTGA